Proteins from one Pseudomonas bijieensis genomic window:
- a CDS encoding helix-turn-helix domain-containing protein, with protein MQNKSIRATAWPDLRDRVLYLRVAQSPVRLDAAGLGLDRCLPVGWQGLLVLRDSLQFTGGELHVLPVCAAPLVKLQAFFDMSDAFASQRTEVAPWAVLPLEDEIVGSGERLERWYIEQAMGGTPDYHAVANLLRHHESYGLVRFLLEQGTRSEKLQTLAQRYGVSVSHFRRLCRQALGSAAKPALRGWRTAQALLNMSLQGGSLTDVALEFGFASSSHFSKEVRELVGFAPSNLADITCLSGH; from the coding sequence GTGCAAAACAAATCCATTCGCGCCACGGCATGGCCTGATCTGCGCGACCGCGTGCTGTACCTGCGTGTCGCCCAAAGCCCGGTTCGACTGGACGCCGCGGGGCTTGGGCTCGATCGCTGCCTGCCGGTCGGCTGGCAAGGATTGCTGGTGTTGCGCGATTCGCTGCAATTCACCGGCGGCGAGCTACACGTATTGCCGGTTTGCGCAGCGCCGCTGGTGAAGCTGCAGGCTTTTTTCGACATGAGCGATGCCTTCGCCAGCCAGAGAACGGAGGTTGCGCCGTGGGCGGTGTTGCCGTTGGAAGATGAGATCGTTGGATCCGGGGAACGACTCGAGCGCTGGTACATCGAGCAAGCGATGGGCGGTACCCCGGATTATCACGCAGTCGCCAACCTGCTGCGGCATCACGAGAGCTACGGGCTCGTGCGGTTTTTGTTGGAGCAGGGCACCCGCAGCGAAAAACTGCAGACCCTGGCGCAGCGTTATGGCGTATCGGTTTCGCATTTTCGCAGGCTTTGCCGTCAGGCCCTGGGCAGTGCGGCCAAGCCGGCCCTGCGTGGCTGGCGCACGGCCCAGGCGCTGTTGAACATGAGCCTTCAAGGCGGCTCGCTGACCGATGTGGCACTGGAGTTCGGTTTTGCCTCTTCTTCGCATTTCTCCAAGGAAGTCCGCGAATTGGTGGGCTTTGCCCCCAGCAATCTCGCCGACATCACCTGCCTTTCCGGTCATTGA
- a CDS encoding bifunctional protein-serine/threonine kinase/phosphatase yields MSLQLSFAEASAIGPREENQDALRLVTPAPALAASKGYLFAIADGVSQCADGGLAARSTLQALALDYYSTPQTWGVAQALDRLLLAQNRWLQANGGGQPLLTTVSALVLRGRRFTLAHVGDCRVYRWHADHLQRVSEDHVWEQQGMQHVLKRALGLDQHLILDFLDGELRIDETFVLLSDGVWAVLGDTAIAGILRDQPDLDLAAQTLVNAAHLAGSQDNASALLVRVDAVGEASIGDALIQLQQWPLPPALKPGQVFEGWQIEGLLGHSQQSLLYRVHDGQGQPWLLKTLPTQLRDDSRAAQALLSEEWFLKRVAGRQFPEVHGVPQRQHLYYVMREYSGVTLAELFNQDGPLPLAQWLELAQRLVRAVGLLHRRQIYHRDIKPENLHLGDDGELRLLDFGLAYCPGLSEDQANVLPGTPSYIAPEAFAGTAPTAQQDLYAVGVTLYFLLTGHYPYGEIEAFQRPRFGAPVGASRYRPDLPEWLGQSLERAVAADPDQRFETAEEWLLLLEQGERRSLGVRPRPLLEREPLKVWRTLALVSLVVNIVLLFLVFHG; encoded by the coding sequence ATGAGCCTGCAATTGAGCTTCGCCGAAGCCAGTGCCATCGGCCCGCGGGAAGAAAACCAGGACGCCCTGCGCCTGGTCACCCCGGCCCCGGCCCTGGCCGCCAGCAAGGGTTACCTGTTCGCCATCGCCGACGGCGTGAGCCAATGCGCCGATGGCGGGCTGGCGGCCCGTTCGACCTTGCAGGCCTTGGCCCTGGATTACTACTCCACACCGCAGACCTGGGGTGTGGCCCAGGCGCTGGACCGCTTGCTGCTGGCGCAGAATCGCTGGCTGCAGGCCAACGGTGGCGGGCAACCGCTGCTCACCACCGTTAGCGCGCTGGTGCTGCGGGGCCGACGCTTCACCCTCGCTCATGTCGGCGATTGCCGGGTCTACCGCTGGCATGCCGATCATCTGCAACGAGTCAGCGAGGATCACGTCTGGGAACAGCAAGGCATGCAGCACGTGCTCAAGCGTGCCCTGGGCCTGGATCAACACCTGATCCTGGACTTTCTCGACGGCGAGTTACGCATCGACGAAACCTTTGTGCTGCTCAGCGACGGTGTCTGGGCAGTCCTGGGGGACACGGCCATCGCCGGCATTCTTCGCGACCAGCCGGACCTGGACCTTGCGGCGCAGACACTGGTCAATGCCGCACACCTGGCCGGTAGCCAGGACAACGCCAGCGCCTTGTTGGTGCGGGTCGATGCCGTGGGCGAAGCGAGCATCGGCGATGCCCTGATCCAACTGCAGCAATGGCCCCTGCCGCCGGCATTGAAACCGGGCCAGGTGTTCGAAGGCTGGCAGATCGAAGGCCTGCTCGGCCATAGCCAACAATCGTTGCTCTATCGGGTACACGACGGTCAGGGCCAGCCCTGGCTGCTGAAAACCTTGCCGACTCAGTTGCGCGACGATAGCCGGGCCGCACAGGCATTGCTCTCGGAAGAATGGTTTCTCAAACGGGTCGCCGGGCGACAATTTCCCGAGGTCCATGGCGTTCCCCAGCGTCAGCATCTCTACTACGTGATGCGCGAATATTCGGGCGTGACCCTGGCCGAGCTGTTCAACCAGGACGGGCCACTACCTCTCGCCCAATGGTTGGAGCTGGCGCAGCGGCTGGTGCGGGCGGTGGGCCTGTTGCATCGAAGGCAGATCTACCACCGCGACATCAAGCCGGAAAACCTGCACCTGGGTGACGACGGGGAGTTGCGCTTGCTGGATTTCGGCCTGGCGTACTGCCCGGGCTTGTCCGAGGACCAGGCCAACGTGCTGCCCGGCACGCCCAGTTACATCGCTCCGGAAGCCTTCGCCGGCACCGCGCCAACCGCGCAACAGGATTTATATGCCGTTGGTGTGACCTTGTACTTCCTGCTGACCGGGCATTATCCCTACGGCGAAATCGAAGCCTTCCAACGCCCGCGTTTTGGCGCGCCGGTCGGTGCCAGCCGCTATCGGCCGGACTTGCCCGAATGGCTCGGGCAGAGCCTGGAACGGGCCGTCGCGGCGGATCCGGATCAACGCTTTGAAACCGCCGAGGAATGGTTGTTGCTGTTGGAACAGGGCGAACGTCGCAGCTTGGGCGTAAGGCCCAGGCCGTTGTTGGAAAGAGAACCGCTGAAGGTCTGGCGGACGTTGGCGCTGGTGTCGTTGGTGGTGAACATCGTGCTGCTGTTTTTGGTATTTCATGGCTGA
- the nirB gene encoding nitrite reductase large subunit NirB: MKKLKLVMIGNGMAGVRTLEELLKLSNELYDITVFGAEPHTNYNRILLSPVLAGEQTFEEIVLNDLSWYLDNNIKLLLNRKVVEIDRVKRRVIAEDGSEAEYDRLLIATGSTPFILPIPGNTLEGVIGYRDIADTQAMINTAKTHKHAVVIGGGLLGLEAANGLKLRGMDVTVVHLGEWLLERQLDKTSGQLLQTALENRGLKFRLSEQTQALYDAGNGRVGSVQFKNGDIIPADLVVMAAGIRPNTELAEKSGIPCNRGILVNDTMQTYDPRIYAIGECANHRGTAYGLVAPLFEQAKVCANHLAQLGFATYKGSVTSTKLKVTGIDLFSAGDFMGGEGTETITLSDPIGGVYKKLVIKDDVLVGACLYGDTADGGWYFRQIRENHAIGEIRDHLMFGENALGDVGHQGQDKAMSMADSAEVCGCNGVCKGTIVKAIQEHGLFSVDDVKKHTKAASSCGSCAGLVEQILINTVGGAADVKPKSEKAICGCSDLNHGQIRQAIRDQHLLTIAGAMSYLNWRTPNGCATCRPALNYYLISTWPGEAQDDPQSRLINERAHANIQKDGTYSVVPRMWGGVTNPAELRRIADVADKYNVPMVKVTGGQRIDLLGIKKQDLPGVWKDLDMPSGHAYGKSIRTVKTCVGSEFCRFGTQNSTQLGIELEHDLFNMWSPHKVKLAVSGCPRNCSEAGIKDVGIIGVDSGWEMYIGGNGGIKTEVAEFFVKLKTAEEVREYNGAFLQLYREEAFYLERTVHYMQRVGMEHIKKAVLEDPERRKALHERLKFSLSLEQDPWKQRLEQPLLKKEFEVIPVKNLEVPA, encoded by the coding sequence ATGAAAAAACTCAAACTGGTAATGATCGGCAACGGCATGGCCGGGGTTCGAACCCTCGAGGAGCTGCTCAAGCTGAGCAACGAGCTGTACGACATCACGGTGTTCGGCGCCGAGCCCCACACCAACTACAACCGCATCCTGCTTTCGCCGGTGCTGGCCGGCGAGCAGACCTTCGAAGAGATCGTACTCAACGACCTGAGCTGGTACCTGGACAACAACATCAAGCTGCTGCTCAACCGCAAGGTGGTGGAGATCGATCGGGTCAAGCGCCGGGTCATCGCCGAAGACGGCAGCGAAGCCGAATACGATCGCCTGCTGATCGCTACCGGCTCCACGCCTTTCATCCTGCCGATCCCCGGCAACACCCTGGAGGGTGTGATCGGCTACCGCGACATCGCCGACACCCAGGCCATGATCAACACCGCCAAGACCCACAAGCACGCCGTGGTGATCGGTGGCGGCTTGCTCGGCCTGGAAGCCGCCAACGGCCTGAAGCTGCGGGGCATGGACGTGACCGTGGTGCACCTGGGCGAATGGCTGCTGGAGCGGCAACTGGACAAGACCAGCGGCCAGTTGCTGCAAACCGCCCTGGAAAACCGTGGCCTGAAATTCCGCCTCAGCGAGCAGACCCAGGCCCTGTACGACGCCGGCAACGGCCGGGTCGGCTCGGTCCAGTTCAAGAACGGTGACATCATCCCCGCCGACCTGGTGGTGATGGCCGCCGGCATCCGCCCCAACACCGAGCTGGCGGAAAAGTCCGGCATCCCGTGCAACCGCGGGATCCTGGTCAACGACACTATGCAGACCTACGATCCGCGCATCTACGCCATCGGTGAATGCGCCAACCACCGTGGCACCGCCTACGGCCTGGTAGCACCGTTGTTCGAACAGGCCAAGGTCTGCGCCAACCACCTCGCACAACTGGGCTTCGCCACTTACAAGGGCTCTGTCACTTCGACCAAGTTGAAAGTCACCGGCATCGACCTGTTCTCCGCCGGCGACTTCATGGGCGGCGAAGGCACCGAAACCATCACCCTCTCCGACCCCATCGGCGGGGTCTACAAAAAGCTGGTGATCAAGGACGACGTGCTGGTCGGCGCCTGTCTGTACGGCGATACGGCGGACGGTGGTTGGTATTTCCGCCAGATCCGTGAGAACCATGCCATCGGCGAGATCCGCGATCACCTGATGTTCGGGGAAAACGCCCTGGGCGATGTAGGCCACCAAGGCCAGGACAAAGCCATGAGCATGGCCGACAGCGCCGAAGTCTGCGGCTGCAACGGCGTGTGCAAGGGCACCATCGTCAAGGCGATCCAGGAACACGGGCTGTTCAGCGTCGATGACGTGAAGAAACACACCAAGGCCGCCAGTTCCTGCGGCTCCTGCGCCGGCCTGGTGGAGCAGATCCTGATCAATACCGTCGGCGGTGCGGCGGACGTCAAGCCGAAAAGCGAAAAAGCCATCTGCGGTTGCAGCGACCTCAACCATGGCCAGATCCGCCAGGCAATCCGCGATCAGCACCTGCTGACCATCGCCGGGGCCATGAGCTACCTGAACTGGCGCACGCCGAACGGCTGCGCCACCTGCCGGCCAGCGCTTAATTACTACCTGATTTCCACCTGGCCCGGCGAGGCTCAGGACGATCCACAATCACGCCTGATCAACGAACGCGCCCACGCCAACATCCAGAAAGACGGCACCTACTCGGTCGTCCCGCGGATGTGGGGTGGCGTGACCAATCCTGCGGAACTGCGGCGCATCGCCGACGTGGCCGATAAGTACAACGTGCCGATGGTCAAGGTCACCGGCGGGCAGCGCATCGATTTGCTGGGGATCAAAAAGCAGGACCTGCCCGGCGTGTGGAAAGACCTCGACATGCCCTCCGGCCACGCCTACGGCAAATCCATCCGCACCGTGAAAACCTGCGTGGGCAGTGAGTTCTGCCGCTTCGGCACGCAGAACTCGACCCAACTGGGCATCGAGCTGGAACACGACCTGTTCAACATGTGGTCGCCGCACAAGGTGAAGCTGGCCGTCTCCGGTTGCCCACGCAACTGCTCGGAAGCCGGCATCAAGGACGTTGGCATCATCGGCGTCGATTCCGGCTGGGAGATGTACATCGGCGGCAACGGCGGGATCAAGACCGAAGTGGCCGAGTTTTTCGTCAAGCTCAAGACCGCCGAGGAAGTGCGCGAATACAACGGCGCCTTCCTGCAGCTGTACCGCGAGGAAGCTTTCTACCTCGAACGCACCGTGCACTACATGCAGCGGGTCGGCATGGAGCACATCAAGAAAGCCGTGCTGGAAGATCCCGAGCGGCGCAAGGCCCTCCACGAACGCCTGAAGTTTTCCCTCTCGCTGGAGCAAGACCCCTGGAAACAGCGCCTGGAACAGCCACTGCTGAAAAAAGAGTTTGAAGTCATCCCCGTGAAAAACCTGGAGGTGCCGGCATGA
- a CDS encoding CmpA/NrtA family ABC transporter substrate-binding protein produces the protein MNEVPANPLAWVNGSDAPEKSAVNLGFMALSDCAPVVVAATQGFAQPYGLTLNLKRQASWANLRDKLVSGEIDAAHSLYGLIYAVHLGIGGVASTDMAVLMGLNQNGQSINLSHGLQAQGVTSPEALERHVHQTRPKLTFAQTFPTGTHAMWLYYWLAAQGIHPLSDVDSVVVPPPQMIAHLQAGRIDGFCVGEPWCASAVKQNLGFTLATTQTIWPDHPEKVLGCTRAFVEQYPNTARALVMAILEASRFIEQSSENRRSTAQLLSAPEYLDAPLDCIEPRLLGIYADGLGNSWQDPHAMRFHGNGEVNLPYLSDGMWFMTQFRRWGLLREDPDYLAVAQEVQQLKLYREACAALDIASPRQDMRSSQLIDGTIWDGSDPAGYAKSFKLHALSDAAPLLASR, from the coding sequence ATGAATGAAGTTCCAGCCAATCCCCTGGCCTGGGTCAACGGCAGCGATGCCCCGGAAAAGAGCGCGGTCAACCTTGGCTTCATGGCTTTGAGCGACTGCGCCCCGGTGGTCGTGGCCGCGACCCAAGGTTTCGCCCAACCCTACGGCCTGACCCTGAACCTCAAGCGCCAGGCGTCCTGGGCCAACCTGCGGGACAAGCTGGTGAGCGGTGAAATCGACGCCGCCCACAGCCTGTACGGCCTGATCTATGCCGTGCACCTGGGCATCGGCGGCGTCGCATCGACCGACATGGCCGTGCTGATGGGGTTGAACCAGAACGGCCAGAGCATCAACCTGTCCCATGGCCTCCAGGCCCAGGGCGTGACCAGTCCTGAAGCACTGGAACGGCACGTGCACCAAACTCGCCCGAAACTGACCTTCGCCCAGACCTTCCCCACCGGCACCCACGCCATGTGGCTGTATTACTGGCTCGCCGCCCAGGGCATCCACCCGTTGTCGGATGTCGACAGCGTGGTGGTGCCGCCGCCGCAGATGATTGCGCACCTGCAAGCCGGGCGTATCGACGGGTTTTGCGTCGGCGAGCCTTGGTGCGCCAGCGCGGTGAAGCAGAACCTCGGTTTCACCCTGGCGACCACCCAGACCATCTGGCCCGACCACCCGGAAAAAGTCCTGGGCTGCACCCGCGCGTTCGTCGAGCAGTACCCCAATACCGCCCGGGCCTTGGTCATGGCGATCCTCGAGGCCAGTCGTTTTATCGAACAAAGCAGCGAAAACCGCCGCAGCACCGCACAATTGTTGAGCGCGCCCGAATATCTCGACGCGCCGCTGGACTGCATCGAGCCGCGCCTGCTGGGCATCTATGCCGACGGCTTGGGCAATAGCTGGCAGGATCCTCACGCGATGCGCTTCCATGGCAACGGCGAGGTGAACCTGCCGTACCTGTCCGACGGCATGTGGTTCATGACCCAGTTCCGTCGCTGGGGCCTGCTGCGCGAAGACCCGGATTACCTGGCCGTGGCGCAGGAAGTCCAACAACTGAAGCTGTACCGTGAAGCCTGCGCGGCGCTGGATATCGCGTCCCCGCGCCAGGACATGCGCAGCAGCCAACTGATCGACGGCACTATCTGGGACGGCTCGGACCCGGCCGGGTATGCCAAGAGCTTCAAACTGCACGCCTTGAGCGATGCGGCTCCCCTTCTCGCCAGCCGCTGA
- a CDS encoding nitrate/nitrite transporter encodes MNSSFWKSGHTPTLFAAFLYFDLSFMVWYLLGPLAVQISADLHLTTQQRGLMVATPILAGAVLRLFMGLLADRISPKTAGMVGQVIVIGALFCAWKLGIHSYEQALLLGLFLGVAGASFAVALPLASQWYPPQHQGKAMGIAGAGNSGTVLAALIAPVMAVAFGWTNVFGFALIPLVLTLVLFAWLAKNAPERPKAKSMADYLKALGDRDSWWFMFFYSVTFGGFIGLASALPGYFNDQYGLSPVTAGYYTAACVFGGSLMRPLGGALADRFGGIRTLLGMYTVAAVCIAAVGFNLPSSYAALALFVCTMLGLGAGNGAVFQLVPQRFRREIGVMTGLIGMAGGIGGFALAAGMGAIKQSTGSYQLALWLFASLGVLAWFGLHGVKRRWRTTWGSAAVTAARV; translated from the coding sequence ATGAATTCAAGCTTCTGGAAATCCGGCCATACCCCGACACTGTTCGCGGCCTTCCTTTATTTCGACCTGAGCTTCATGGTCTGGTACCTGCTCGGCCCACTGGCGGTACAGATCTCCGCCGACCTGCACCTGACTACCCAGCAACGCGGCCTGATGGTCGCTACGCCGATCCTGGCCGGCGCCGTACTGCGCTTGTTCATGGGCTTGCTGGCCGACCGGATCTCGCCAAAGACCGCCGGCATGGTGGGCCAGGTGATCGTGATCGGCGCGCTGTTCTGCGCCTGGAAACTGGGCATCCACAGCTATGAACAAGCCTTGCTGCTGGGCCTGTTCCTCGGTGTGGCCGGCGCTTCGTTTGCCGTGGCGCTGCCGCTGGCCTCCCAGTGGTATCCACCACAACACCAAGGCAAGGCCATGGGCATTGCCGGTGCCGGTAACTCGGGCACCGTGCTCGCGGCGCTGATCGCCCCGGTGATGGCGGTGGCCTTCGGCTGGACCAATGTGTTCGGCTTCGCACTGATCCCGCTGGTGCTGACCCTGGTGCTCTTCGCCTGGCTGGCCAAGAACGCCCCCGAACGGCCAAAAGCCAAATCCATGGCCGACTACCTCAAGGCCCTGGGCGACCGGGACAGCTGGTGGTTCATGTTCTTCTACAGCGTGACCTTCGGCGGTTTCATCGGCCTGGCCAGCGCCCTGCCCGGCTACTTCAACGACCAGTACGGCCTGAGCCCGGTCACCGCCGGCTACTACACCGCCGCCTGCGTCTTCGGTGGCAGCCTGATGCGGCCATTGGGCGGCGCCTTGGCGGACCGTTTCGGCGGTATCCGCACCTTGCTCGGCATGTACACCGTTGCTGCCGTCTGCATCGCGGCGGTGGGCTTCAACCTGCCGAGCTCCTACGCAGCCCTGGCCCTGTTCGTCTGCACCATGCTCGGTCTCGGTGCAGGCAATGGCGCGGTGTTCCAACTGGTGCCACAGCGCTTTCGTCGCGAAATCGGCGTGATGACCGGGCTGATCGGCATGGCCGGCGGCATCGGTGGCTTTGCCCTGGCGGCGGGCATGGGCGCGATCAAGCAGAGCACCGGCAGCTATCAACTGGCCCTGTGGTTGTTCGCCAGCCTCGGGGTCCTGGCCTGGTTCGGCCTGCACGGCGTCAAGCGTCGCTGGAGAACCACTTGGGGTTCGGCCGCTGTCACCGCTGCCCGGGTATAA
- a CDS encoding nitrate reductase yields MNRQITASTCCYCGVGCGVLIEHDDERILGVSGDPAHPANFGKLCSKGSTLHLTGDLTARALYPELRLGKGLARARSDWDSALDHAASVFAETIAEHGPDSVAFYISGQLLTEDYYAFNKLARALVGTNNIDSNSRLCMSSAVVGYKRSLGADAPPCSYEDLELSDCVMIVGSNMAYAHPILFRRLEEAKSRRPQMKVIVIDPRRTDTCDLADLHLAILPGTDVALFHGILHLLLWEDWVDRDFIKAHTEGLADLKNLVRDYTPAMVAQLCGISVEQLHQCAEWVGTSPSFLSLWCMGLNQSTAGSAKNSALINLHLATGQIGRPGAGPFSLTGQPNAMGGRETGSLSNLLPGHREAANPEHRAEVARYWGVEQLPATIGLSAIELFEQVRSGKIKALWIACTNPAQSMPDQTAVREALQACPFVVLQEAFRTTETAAFADLLLPAASWGEKEGSVTNSERRISHVRRAIGAPGEARADWAITVDFAQRLEKRLRPGQPSLFAFAAPAELFDEYKQLTRGRDLDLSGISHALIDQLGPQQWPFPEGATVGTARLYMDGIFPTDSGRARFVADPYRAAKELRDARYPLTLNTGRLRDQWHGMSRTGTAAQLFGHVNEAVLSLHPDELLRHRLQAGDLVNLKSRRGSVIVAVDSDDSVRPGQAFLPMHWGDRFLKGGVNTLTQPAFDPLSKQPELKHSGVRLEPVNLPWQLFALIEGDVQQHLEALRPLCEAFSYVSLSLTGRERPALLIRAASAVAPEPQLLQAIDEQLGLIDGPVLAYDDPRRSIGKRVRIENGRITAIRLAGETLARHWLQNLWLEGRADEQLRRWLLAPLSAPPGNVGATTGGSKTLCNCMNVSQRAICAGIERGLDLQGLKQELGCGTQCGSCVPEIKRLLVATAQPLAAIS; encoded by the coding sequence ATGAACCGCCAGATCACTGCCTCGACCTGCTGTTATTGCGGGGTCGGCTGCGGCGTCCTGATCGAGCATGACGACGAGCGCATCCTCGGCGTCAGTGGCGATCCCGCCCATCCAGCCAACTTCGGCAAACTGTGCAGCAAGGGCTCCACCCTGCACCTGACCGGCGACCTCACCGCCCGCGCCCTCTACCCCGAACTGCGCCTGGGCAAAGGTCTGGCCCGGGCCCGCAGCGACTGGGACAGCGCCCTGGATCACGCCGCCAGCGTCTTCGCCGAGACCATCGCCGAACACGGCCCCGACAGCGTGGCGTTCTACATCTCCGGCCAATTGCTCACCGAGGATTACTACGCCTTCAACAAACTCGCCCGGGCATTGGTGGGCACCAACAACATCGACAGCAATTCGCGGCTGTGCATGTCCTCCGCCGTGGTGGGCTACAAGCGCAGCCTCGGCGCCGACGCCCCACCTTGCAGCTACGAAGACCTGGAACTGAGCGACTGCGTGATGATCGTCGGCAGTAACATGGCCTACGCTCACCCCATCCTCTTTCGTCGTCTCGAAGAGGCGAAATCCCGCCGACCGCAGATGAAAGTCATCGTCATCGACCCGCGGCGCACCGACACCTGCGACCTGGCGGACCTGCACCTGGCGATCCTGCCCGGTACCGATGTCGCCTTGTTCCATGGGATTTTGCACCTGCTGCTGTGGGAAGACTGGGTCGACCGCGACTTCATCAAGGCCCATACCGAAGGCCTGGCGGACCTGAAGAACCTGGTACGCGACTACACCCCGGCGATGGTCGCGCAGTTGTGCGGCATCAGCGTCGAACAACTGCACCAGTGCGCCGAATGGGTCGGTACCTCGCCGAGCTTCCTGTCCCTGTGGTGCATGGGCTTGAACCAGTCCACCGCCGGCAGCGCCAAGAACAGCGCGCTGATCAACCTGCACTTGGCCACCGGGCAGATCGGGCGGCCGGGCGCGGGGCCCTTCTCGCTGACCGGTCAACCCAACGCCATGGGCGGACGGGAAACCGGCAGCCTGTCGAACCTGCTGCCGGGCCATCGCGAAGCCGCCAACCCGGAACATCGCGCCGAAGTCGCCCGCTATTGGGGCGTCGAGCAATTGCCCGCCACCATCGGTTTGAGCGCCATCGAGCTGTTCGAGCAGGTTCGCAGTGGCAAGATCAAGGCCTTGTGGATCGCCTGCACCAACCCAGCCCAATCGATGCCAGACCAGACGGCGGTACGTGAAGCGCTGCAAGCTTGCCCATTCGTGGTGTTGCAGGAAGCCTTCCGCACCACCGAGACCGCTGCCTTTGCCGACCTGCTGCTGCCGGCGGCCAGTTGGGGCGAGAAAGAAGGCTCGGTGACCAACTCCGAACGGCGTATTTCCCACGTCCGTCGGGCCATCGGCGCACCGGGGGAGGCTCGTGCGGACTGGGCAATCACAGTGGATTTCGCACAACGCCTGGAGAAACGCCTGCGGCCGGGGCAGCCCAGCCTGTTTGCCTTTGCAGCCCCAGCCGAACTGTTCGATGAATACAAACAACTGACCCGCGGCCGTGACCTGGACTTGTCCGGCATCAGCCATGCCCTGATCGATCAACTCGGCCCGCAACAATGGCCCTTCCCCGAGGGTGCGACGGTCGGAACGGCTCGCCTGTACATGGACGGGATTTTCCCTACCGACAGCGGCCGGGCACGGTTTGTGGCCGACCCCTATCGCGCCGCCAAGGAACTGCGTGACGCCCGCTACCCATTGACGCTGAACACCGGTCGCTTGCGTGACCAGTGGCACGGCATGAGCCGCACCGGTACCGCCGCGCAGTTGTTCGGTCATGTGAACGAAGCGGTACTCAGCCTGCATCCCGACGAACTGCTCCGGCATCGCCTGCAGGCGGGCGACCTGGTCAACCTCAAGAGCCGTCGCGGCAGCGTGATCGTGGCCGTGGACAGCGACGACAGCGTACGCCCTGGCCAGGCGTTCCTGCCCATGCACTGGGGCGATCGGTTCCTCAAGGGCGGGGTCAATACCCTGACTCAACCGGCCTTCGATCCGTTGTCGAAACAACCGGAACTCAAACACAGCGGTGTGCGCCTGGAACCGGTGAACCTGCCTTGGCAGCTTTTCGCCCTGATCGAAGGCGATGTTCAACAGCATCTGGAGGCGCTGCGGCCCCTGTGTGAGGCGTTTTCCTACGTCAGCCTGAGCCTGACCGGCCGTGAGCGTCCCGCGTTGCTGATTCGCGCGGCCAGCGCTGTTGCCCCCGAACCGCAGCTGCTCCAGGCGATCGACGAGCAATTGGGCCTGATCGATGGGCCGGTACTGGCCTATGACGATCCCCGTCGCTCTATCGGTAAACGGGTTCGAATCGAAAACGGCCGCATCACCGCCATTCGCCTGGCTGGCGAAACCCTGGCTCGGCACTGGCTGCAGAACCTGTGGCTGGAAGGTCGTGCCGATGAACAACTGCGACGCTGGCTGCTGGCGCCTCTGAGCGCGCCGCCGGGCAATGTCGGCGCCACGACGGGGGGCAGCAAAACGCTGTGCAACTGCATGAACGTCAGCCAGCGTGCGATCTGTGCAGGCATTGAACGTGGTCTGGACTTGCAGGGACTCAAACAGGAACTGGGCTGTGGCACGCAATGCGGCTCCTGCGTACCGGAAATCAAGCGCCTGCTGGTTGCCACTGCGCAACCACTGGCGGCTATCTCGTGA
- the nirD gene encoding nitrite reductase small subunit NirD codes for MNWLDICALEEINILGSRIINGPKGDIAIFRTSDDEVFALDDRCPHKGGPLSQGLVYGKRVACPLHNWQIDLESGQAQAPDVGCAHHHSARVENGRVQLALRDAS; via the coding sequence ATGAACTGGTTGGATATCTGCGCACTGGAAGAAATCAACATCCTCGGTTCGCGCATCATCAATGGCCCCAAAGGCGATATCGCGATATTCCGCACCAGCGACGATGAAGTGTTCGCCCTCGATGACCGTTGCCCGCACAAGGGCGGCCCGTTGTCCCAAGGCTTGGTCTACGGCAAGCGCGTGGCCTGCCCGCTGCACAACTGGCAGATCGACCTGGAAAGCGGCCAGGCCCAGGCGCCGGATGTGGGTTGCGCCCATCATCATTCGGCCCGGGTCGAAAACGGCCGAGTGCAACTGGCCCTGCGGGACGCAAGCTGA